One genomic segment of Natrialbaceae archaeon AArc-T1-2 includes these proteins:
- a CDS encoding PQQ-dependent sugar dehydrogenase has translation MATAVGAVTGSLVAAGCLGRRDDDGITVETVADGFAHPWAVAFLPGDSRVLVTEREGRLNVLDREDGTVEPVDGTPDVYAAGQGGLLDAAVHPDFPDESWIYLTYAATNDDGESATHLGRGRLALEGPELESFEELFVAEPFVDSDAHYGSRVVFGEDGMVYVTTGDRQFKDFGPDHVSQDRTNELGATVRLEPDGSIPEDNPFVTDPGVADAIYSYGHRNAQGMTVHPETGAIWQSEHGEEDGDELNVVEGGGNYGWPIAHTGCAYGTDEPVGDDPHDREDVVDPVYYWECESGGFPPAGMTFYDGDAFPDWEGDLFVGNLAGQYLGRFTVDGTDVDEREPLLDGRGWRIRDVGVAPDTGHLYVAVDAGDAPIVRLGPD, from the coding sequence ATGGCCACGGCGGTCGGGGCCGTGACCGGCTCTCTCGTGGCTGCCGGCTGTCTCGGCCGCCGTGACGACGACGGCATCACGGTCGAGACAGTGGCCGACGGATTCGCCCATCCCTGGGCCGTCGCCTTCCTGCCGGGTGACTCACGGGTGCTCGTCACGGAACGGGAGGGACGCCTGAACGTCCTCGACCGCGAGGACGGAACCGTCGAGCCCGTCGACGGTACGCCCGACGTCTACGCCGCCGGCCAGGGCGGGCTGCTCGACGCGGCGGTACACCCCGACTTCCCGGACGAGTCCTGGATCTACCTGACATACGCGGCGACGAACGACGACGGCGAGTCGGCCACCCACCTCGGCCGGGGCCGACTCGCACTCGAGGGGCCCGAACTCGAGTCGTTCGAGGAGCTGTTCGTCGCCGAGCCGTTCGTCGACTCCGACGCTCACTACGGCTCTCGAGTCGTCTTCGGCGAGGACGGGATGGTCTACGTCACGACCGGCGACCGCCAGTTCAAGGACTTCGGACCCGACCACGTCTCACAAGACAGGACGAACGAACTCGGCGCGACGGTTCGACTCGAGCCCGACGGCTCGATCCCCGAGGACAACCCGTTCGTTACCGACCCCGGCGTCGCCGACGCGATCTACAGCTACGGGCACCGCAATGCCCAGGGGATGACGGTCCACCCCGAGACGGGCGCGATCTGGCAGAGCGAACACGGCGAGGAAGACGGCGACGAACTCAACGTCGTCGAGGGCGGGGGCAACTACGGCTGGCCGATCGCTCACACCGGCTGTGCGTACGGCACCGACGAACCGGTCGGCGACGATCCACACGACCGCGAAGACGTGGTCGACCCGGTCTACTACTGGGAGTGTGAGAGCGGCGGCTTTCCGCCAGCCGGAATGACGTTCTACGACGGCGATGCGTTCCCCGACTGGGAGGGTGACCTGTTTGTCGGCAACCTGGCCGGGCAGTACCTCGGCCGCTTTACCGTCGACGGCACGGACGTCGACGAACGCGAGCCGTTACTCGACGGTCGTGGCTGGCGGATCCGCGACGTCGGGGTCGCACCCGACACCGGACACCTCTACGTGGCGGTCGATGCGGGCGACGCGCCGATCGTCCGTCTGGGACCCGACTGA
- the cofG gene encoding 7,8-didemethyl-8-hydroxy-5-deazariboflavin synthase subunit CofG: MIPGVEEEDVDVSIDDAEIERLLAVTPESVSSAPELSFARNVFVPLTTACRYTCTYCTYFDPPGEASLLSLAEVRKICRRGADAGCTEALFTFGDDPDDRYTEIHARLAEWGYDSIHDYLRAACEVALEEGLLPHANPGDQTRKEMAAVADVNASMGTMLETTAEVDAHAGPRRKEPGQRLRTIKNAGELAVPFTTGILVGIGESPRDRAESLLAIADLHDRYDHVQEVIVQPVVENERWHGGTPDLETLRHATAMARAALPPAVSVQVPPNLAPARELVDCGIDDLGGVSPVTDDHVNPDYAWPELCELEAVAETAGVPLRERLPVYERYLPSALRPADFEGPPADGVDDGSREWIRDPIRQALSADDDAGTRYRTVLEARNS, from the coding sequence ATGATCCCCGGGGTCGAGGAGGAAGACGTCGACGTCTCGATCGACGACGCCGAGATCGAACGCCTGCTTGCGGTCACACCCGAGAGCGTCTCGTCCGCCCCGGAACTGAGCTTCGCCCGGAACGTCTTCGTGCCGCTGACGACGGCGTGTCGGTACACCTGCACCTACTGTACGTACTTCGATCCGCCCGGCGAGGCGTCGCTGCTCTCACTCGCGGAGGTCCGGAAGATCTGTCGTCGCGGGGCCGACGCCGGCTGTACGGAGGCGCTGTTTACCTTCGGCGACGACCCCGACGACCGCTACACCGAGATCCACGCCCGACTCGCCGAGTGGGGCTACGACTCGATCCACGACTACCTGCGGGCGGCCTGTGAAGTCGCCCTCGAGGAGGGACTGCTCCCCCACGCGAACCCCGGCGACCAGACCCGCAAGGAGATGGCCGCAGTCGCCGACGTCAACGCCAGTATGGGAACGATGCTCGAGACGACCGCCGAGGTCGACGCCCACGCCGGGCCACGCAGAAAGGAGCCGGGCCAGCGCCTGCGAACGATCAAGAACGCGGGCGAACTCGCCGTCCCCTTCACCACCGGCATTCTCGTCGGCATCGGCGAGAGTCCGCGAGACCGGGCCGAGAGCCTGCTCGCGATCGCCGATCTGCACGACCGCTACGACCACGTCCAAGAGGTGATCGTCCAGCCCGTCGTCGAGAACGAGCGCTGGCACGGCGGGACGCCCGACCTCGAGACGCTCCGGCACGCGACGGCGATGGCCCGGGCGGCGCTGCCCCCGGCGGTGTCGGTCCAGGTGCCGCCGAACCTCGCGCCCGCCCGAGAGCTCGTCGACTGTGGCATCGACGACCTCGGCGGGGTCTCGCCCGTGACCGACGACCACGTCAACCCCGACTACGCCTGGCCCGAGCTGTGTGAACTCGAGGCCGTCGCCGAGACGGCGGGCGTTCCCTTGCGCGAGCGCCTGCCCGTCTACGAGCGGTACCTCCCGTCCGCTCTCCGACCGGCGGACTTCGAGGGGCCGCCCGCCGACGGCGTCGACGACGGAAGCCGCGAGTGGATTCGCGACCCGATCCGGCAGGCGCTGTCGGCCGACGACGACGCGGGAACGCGGTATCGGACGGTGCTCGAGGCCAGAAACTCTTGA
- the acs gene encoding acetate--CoA ligase, with protein sequence MVDRNGQGRDVSPSGSPTRPPSSFVEQANVTDEGIYETFEDEWPECWDRAGSLLEWDQEYETILDDSDAPFYRWFPDGKLNASYNCLDRHLEAGRKNHAAIWWEGKRGESETYTYRELFVAVNEFAAALRELGVEEDDVVTIYLPMIPELPVAMLSCARIGAPHSVVFAGLSADALATRMEAADSEYLLTCDGYYRRGDAFNQKSKADNALLSLSQDVSTVVVDRLGEDLPHVLGENQYDYDDLTAAHEGETVEPVTRDAEDMLFLMYTSGTTGEPKGVVHSTGGYLSYAAWTSHAVLDIKPDDTHWCSADIGWITGHSYIVYGPLALGTTTVMYEGTPDYPDRDRLWEIVDRNAVDVFYTAPTAIQAFMKWGTEYPDRHDLTSLRLLGSVGEPLSPRPWRWYHEHIGGGECPIVDTWWQTETGGIAITTLPGVSEMKPGAAGPPLPSIDARVVDDDGAAVGPGEDGYLTIQTPWPGMATTLYDGDDEFVEEYWRQFSESEDDEWVYFSGDAAQVDEDGYVTILGRVDDVINVAGHRLSTMEIESAILDVDGVAEAAVVGGTSGANRTDVYAYVSTENDYEPGDALSRTIVSTVEAAIGPIARPEEVIFTSELPKTRSGKIMRRLLEDIASGDELGDTSALRNPEIVGEIQAATRTE encoded by the coding sequence ATGGTCGATCGGAACGGGCAGGGCCGGGACGTGTCACCGTCCGGTTCGCCCACACGCCCTCCATCGTCGTTCGTCGAACAGGCGAACGTCACTGACGAGGGGATTTACGAGACGTTCGAAGACGAGTGGCCGGAGTGTTGGGATCGAGCCGGATCCCTGCTCGAGTGGGATCAGGAGTACGAGACGATCCTCGACGATTCCGACGCACCGTTTTACCGGTGGTTTCCGGACGGCAAACTGAACGCGTCGTACAACTGCCTCGATAGACACCTCGAGGCCGGCCGGAAGAACCACGCCGCGATCTGGTGGGAGGGCAAACGCGGCGAGTCAGAGACCTACACGTACCGGGAGCTGTTCGTCGCGGTAAACGAGTTCGCGGCGGCGCTTCGCGAACTGGGCGTCGAGGAAGACGACGTCGTGACGATCTACCTGCCGATGATCCCCGAGCTCCCGGTCGCGATGCTTTCGTGTGCCCGCATCGGCGCACCCCACTCGGTCGTCTTCGCCGGGCTCTCTGCGGATGCGCTCGCGACCCGGATGGAAGCCGCCGACAGCGAGTACCTGCTCACCTGTGACGGCTACTACCGCCGTGGCGACGCGTTCAACCAGAAGAGCAAAGCCGACAACGCCTTGCTCTCGCTCTCACAGGACGTCTCGACGGTCGTCGTCGACCGACTGGGCGAGGACTTGCCTCACGTCTTAGGTGAGAACCAGTACGACTACGACGATCTCACGGCCGCCCACGAGGGCGAGACCGTCGAGCCGGTCACCCGAGACGCCGAGGACATGCTGTTTCTGATGTACACCTCGGGGACGACCGGCGAGCCGAAAGGCGTCGTTCACTCGACCGGCGGCTATCTCTCGTATGCAGCCTGGACCTCCCACGCTGTCTTGGACATCAAGCCGGACGATACACACTGGTGTTCGGCCGACATCGGCTGGATCACCGGCCATTCGTACATCGTCTACGGGCCGCTCGCGCTCGGGACGACGACGGTGATGTACGAGGGCACGCCGGACTATCCCGACCGGGACCGCCTCTGGGAGATCGTCGATCGCAACGCTGTCGACGTCTTCTACACCGCGCCGACGGCAATCCAGGCGTTCATGAAGTGGGGCACAGAGTACCCAGACCGTCACGACCTCACCTCGCTGCGCCTGCTCGGCAGCGTCGGCGAGCCGCTTAGCCCCCGTCCCTGGCGGTGGTACCACGAACATATCGGCGGCGGAGAGTGCCCGATCGTCGACACCTGGTGGCAGACCGAAACCGGCGGCATCGCGATCACGACGTTGCCAGGCGTCAGCGAGATGAAACCAGGCGCTGCGGGGCCGCCGTTGCCGAGCATCGACGCACGCGTTGTCGACGACGACGGGGCGGCGGTCGGCCCCGGCGAGGACGGCTACCTCACCATCCAGACGCCCTGGCCCGGTATGGCGACGACGCTGTACGACGGCGACGACGAGTTCGTCGAGGAGTACTGGCGACAATTCTCCGAGTCCGAAGACGACGAGTGGGTGTACTTCAGCGGCGACGCGGCCCAGGTGGACGAGGACGGCTACGTCACCATCCTCGGCCGCGTCGACGACGTGATCAACGTCGCCGGCCACCGGCTTAGCACGATGGAGATCGAATCGGCGATCTTAGACGTCGACGGCGTCGCCGAGGCCGCCGTCGTCGGCGGTACCTCGGGGGCAAACAGGACCGACGTCTACGCGTACGTTAGCACCGAAAACGACTACGAGCCCGGCGACGCGCTCTCGAGAACGATCGTCTCGACCGTCGAGGCGGCGATCGGTCCGATCGCGAGACCCGAAGAAGTTATCTTCACCTCCGAACTACCGAAGACGCGCTCGGGCAAGATCATGCGTCGCCTCCTCGAGGACATCGCAAGCGGCGACGAACTCGGCGACACGAGTGCGCTGCGAAACCCCGAGATCGTCGGGGAGATCCAGGCGGCGACTCGAACGGAGTAA
- a CDS encoding bacterio-opsin activator domain-containing protein yields MSLEEPRSDPDVLSREQYDALLDAAATYREALVVRLAGEVGLRPAELARIRPGDVTRAQVDPLRYLLTVPTEDGDDDRAAYLPTGVERELRRYVRSNDIDDDEPIFSVTPRRLQMLVSDVADRAADLHAEPRLESVSTSDLRRRFAYASLVEHEINPRVVKAVGGWQSFEGLEPYLSEPNEDAIVDAFETIEGNDEDTASTSVSDDSIVQSLLAASDGYALIRLDEDGYVDRWNRSAATMFGYRAGEIIGTHVSAFYTDDDVERGVPDRMLSAAAEGSGVEEEGWRVGKDGSTFFASEVVSPIRDDRGRHRGFAVLVADASEFQDRLETTRRERDELESRLSIARLLRAVTGVLFDASTHEEIETDVTAVVADADVYDFAWIDRRTFSGTRLEWRATSGIEPDDVERLSSTLDDPSGTTDEDEPSIRLSVDRDVAVDHSKSGRFEGAVAAIPLEYGDTVYGTLRIGTSRNDAFDDDERAWLETIGRQVGYGIAAVRRRNLLLSDTLVELEIACRDADSFFVDATDRLDCRFELDSLVPISESTHLYYVHLEGSQPAEVFELAEDDDGIEDFRLVESYEDGYRLEFVVHGSSPTLTLTEYGATVLETVVEDGEATIVAECAADADLRTIVDGLRSRFPGSELLGKREVERSVQTAREFREGLEDRLTDRQEAALRAAYFGGYYDWPRESTAEEIADAMGVSSPTLHNHLRKAQHELLRTFFDESTVEDRTRQ; encoded by the coding sequence ATGAGTCTCGAGGAGCCGCGTTCCGACCCCGACGTCCTCTCCCGCGAGCAGTACGACGCGCTCCTCGATGCGGCGGCGACCTACCGCGAGGCGCTCGTCGTTCGTCTCGCCGGCGAGGTCGGCCTGCGTCCGGCAGAGCTCGCTCGGATCAGACCGGGCGACGTCACGCGCGCGCAAGTCGACCCGTTACGGTATCTCCTCACCGTTCCGACCGAGGACGGCGACGACGACCGGGCCGCGTATCTCCCGACCGGCGTCGAGCGGGAGCTACGACGGTACGTCAGGAGCAACGACATTGACGACGACGAGCCGATCTTTTCGGTCACGCCACGACGACTCCAGATGCTCGTCTCGGACGTCGCCGACCGCGCTGCCGACCTCCACGCGGAGCCACGTCTCGAGTCAGTCTCGACGAGCGACCTGCGACGACGGTTCGCGTACGCCTCGCTCGTCGAACACGAGATCAATCCCCGCGTCGTCAAGGCCGTCGGCGGCTGGCAGAGCTTCGAGGGACTCGAGCCGTACCTGTCCGAGCCGAACGAGGACGCGATCGTCGACGCCTTCGAGACGATCGAGGGAAACGACGAGGACACGGCGTCGACGTCGGTCAGCGACGACAGCATCGTCCAGTCGCTGCTCGCGGCGAGTGACGGCTACGCGTTGATCCGACTCGACGAGGACGGATACGTCGACCGCTGGAACCGAAGTGCCGCGACGATGTTCGGCTATCGGGCGGGGGAGATCATCGGCACGCACGTCTCGGCGTTTTACACCGACGACGACGTCGAACGCGGCGTTCCCGACCGAATGCTCTCTGCCGCAGCCGAGGGCTCCGGTGTCGAAGAGGAAGGCTGGCGCGTCGGTAAGGACGGCTCGACGTTTTTCGCGAGCGAGGTCGTCTCCCCCATCAGGGACGATCGAGGTCGCCACCGCGGGTTCGCCGTGCTCGTCGCCGACGCCTCCGAGTTCCAGGATCGACTCGAGACGACCCGACGCGAACGCGACGAACTCGAGAGCCGACTCTCGATCGCCCGACTCCTCCGGGCGGTCACCGGGGTGCTGTTCGACGCCTCGACGCACGAAGAGATCGAAACCGACGTCACCGCCGTCGTCGCCGACGCCGACGTCTACGACTTCGCCTGGATCGATCGGCGAACGTTCTCGGGTACTCGTCTCGAGTGGCGCGCAACGAGTGGCATCGAACCGGACGACGTCGAACGACTCTCGTCGACGCTCGACGATCCGTCCGGAACAACTGACGAGGACGAGCCGTCGATCCGGCTCTCGGTCGACCGCGACGTCGCCGTCGATCACTCGAAGAGCGGTCGATTCGAGGGTGCAGTCGCGGCCATACCCCTCGAGTACGGCGATACGGTCTACGGCACGCTCCGGATCGGAACGAGCCGAAACGACGCCTTCGACGACGACGAACGCGCGTGGCTCGAGACGATCGGCCGTCAGGTGGGCTACGGCATCGCCGCAGTCAGACGTCGTAACCTCCTGCTTTCTGATACGCTCGTCGAGCTCGAGATCGCCTGTCGCGACGCCGATTCCTTTTTCGTCGACGCGACCGACCGGCTCGACTGTCGGTTCGAACTCGACTCGCTCGTTCCGATCTCGGAGTCGACACACCTCTACTACGTCCACCTCGAAGGCTCCCAGCCGGCCGAGGTCTTCGAACTCGCCGAAGACGACGACGGCATCGAGGACTTCCGACTCGTCGAGAGCTACGAGGACGGCTACCGTCTCGAGTTCGTCGTCCACGGCTCCTCGCCGACGTTGACGTTGACCGAGTACGGTGCGACCGTTCTCGAAACCGTCGTCGAAGACGGTGAGGCGACGATCGTCGCTGAGTGTGCAGCAGACGCCGACCTCCGGACGATCGTCGACGGCCTCCGGTCGCGGTTCCCCGGATCGGAGCTGCTCGGCAAACGGGAGGTCGAACGCTCGGTCCAGACCGCCCGGGAGTTCCGGGAGGGGCTCGAAGATCGACTCACCGACCGGCAGGAAGCGGCACTTCGAGCGGCGTACTTCGGCGGCTACTACGACTGGCCCCGCGAGAGTACGGCCGAAGAGATCGCCGACGCGATGGGCGTCTCGTCGCCGACGCTGCACAACCACCTTCGGAAGGCACAACACGAACTGCTTCGGACGTTCTTCGACGAGTCGACGGTCGAGGACAGAACGCGACAGTGA
- the acs gene encoding acetate--CoA ligase gives MSEEDVRGDGGLEARLEEQETFEPPAEFVEQANVTDESIYEQFEQEWPECWERAADFLEWEQAYDEVLVEDDAPTYQWFTGGKLNASYNCLDRHVEDGRGDAVAIEWEGELGEQRTYTYAELLAEVNEFAAALRELGVEEDDVVTMYMPMVPELPIAMLACARIGAPHSVVFAGFSADALATRMNSSDSEYLVTCDGYYRRGDALEHLSKANEGLTDVEHETSTVVVDRLGDDVEHDLGADQYDYDELVAAHEGETVEPVTRDAEDMLFLMYTSGTTGKPKGVKHTTAGYLAYTAWTSHAVLDLEPEDTYWCSADIGWITGHSYIVYGPLALGTTTVMYEGTPDYPDKDRFWEIVDDYDVDVFYTAPTAIRAFMKWGAEYPEKHDLSSLRLLGTVGEPINPRAWKWYYKHIGDEQCPIVDTWWQTETGGHIITTLPGVCDMKPGAAGPGLPGIDVRVVDAAGEEVDAGEAGYLSIDKPWPSMLRTLYRNDERFIEEYWTEYSDPEADEWVYFPEDGAKIDDDGYITVLGRVDDVINVSGHRLGTMEVESAIVGTQGVAEAAVVGGDHEIKGEAVYAYVIPEDGYEGGDELEDEIVDNVVDAIGPIAKPEEVVFTPELPKTRSGKIMRRLLEDIASGNELGNTSTLRNPEVVEDIQRQVQGE, from the coding sequence ATGTCAGAGGAAGATGTGCGTGGTGATGGCGGTTTGGAGGCACGGCTCGAAGAGCAGGAGACGTTCGAGCCGCCGGCGGAGTTCGTCGAGCAGGCCAACGTCACCGACGAGTCGATCTACGAGCAGTTCGAACAGGAGTGGCCGGAGTGTTGGGAGCGTGCGGCCGACTTCCTCGAGTGGGAACAGGCGTACGACGAGGTACTCGTCGAGGACGACGCGCCCACCTACCAGTGGTTTACGGGGGGGAAGCTCAACGCCTCGTACAACTGTCTGGACCGTCACGTCGAAGACGGCCGCGGCGACGCCGTCGCCATCGAGTGGGAGGGCGAACTCGGCGAGCAGCGCACCTACACCTACGCGGAACTGCTCGCGGAGGTCAACGAGTTCGCCGCGGCACTGCGTGAACTGGGCGTCGAAGAGGACGACGTCGTCACGATGTACATGCCGATGGTTCCCGAGTTGCCGATCGCGATGCTCGCCTGTGCTCGCATCGGTGCACCCCACTCGGTGGTGTTCGCCGGCTTCTCCGCGGACGCACTCGCAACGCGGATGAACTCGTCCGACAGCGAGTACCTCGTCACCTGTGACGGCTACTACCGTCGCGGCGACGCCCTCGAGCACCTCTCGAAGGCCAACGAGGGACTCACAGACGTCGAGCACGAAACCTCGACGGTCGTCGTCGACCGCCTCGGCGACGACGTAGAGCACGACCTCGGGGCCGACCAGTACGACTACGACGAACTCGTCGCCGCCCACGAAGGCGAGACCGTCGAGCCCGTCACCCGCGACGCCGAGGACATGCTGTTCCTCATGTACACCTCGGGGACGACCGGCAAACCCAAGGGCGTGAAACACACCACCGCGGGCTATCTCGCCTATACGGCCTGGACGAGCCACGCGGTGCTCGATTTAGAGCCCGAGGACACCTACTGGTGTTCGGCCGACATCGGCTGGATCACCGGCCATTCGTACATCGTCTACGGGCCACTGGCGCTTGGAACGACGACGGTGATGTACGAGGGCACGCCGGATTATCCGGACAAGGATCGGTTCTGGGAGATCGTCGACGACTACGACGTCGACGTCTTCTACACCGCACCGACGGCGATCCGCGCGTTCATGAAGTGGGGTGCGGAGTACCCCGAAAAGCACGACCTCTCCTCGCTGCGCCTGCTCGGCACCGTCGGCGAACCGATCAACCCCCGGGCCTGGAAGTGGTACTACAAACACATCGGCGACGAACAGTGTCCGATCGTCGACACCTGGTGGCAGACCGAAACCGGCGGCCACATCATCACGACGCTGCCCGGCGTCTGTGACATGAAACCCGGCGCCGCCGGTCCCGGCCTCCCCGGCATCGACGTCCGCGTCGTCGACGCCGCCGGCGAGGAGGTCGACGCCGGCGAGGCCGGCTACCTCTCCATCGACAAGCCCTGGCCCAGCATGCTCCGGACGCTGTATCGCAACGACGAACGCTTCATCGAGGAGTACTGGACCGAGTACTCAGATCCCGAGGCCGACGAGTGGGTCTACTTCCCCGAAGACGGCGCCAAAATCGACGACGACGGCTACATCACCGTGCTGGGCCGCGTCGACGACGTCATCAACGTCTCCGGCCACCGGCTCGGCACGATGGAAGTCGAGAGCGCGATCGTCGGCACCCAAGGCGTCGCCGAAGCCGCCGTCGTCGGCGGCGACCACGAGATCAAAGGCGAGGCGGTCTACGCCTACGTGATCCCCGAAGACGGCTACGAAGGCGGCGACGAGCTCGAAGACGAGATCGTCGACAACGTCGTCGACGCGATCGGACCGATCGCCAAACCCGAAGAGGTCGTCTTCACACCCGAACTGCCGAAGACGCGCTCGGGCAAGATCATGCGCCGACTGCTCGAGGACATCGCAAGCGGCAACGAGTTAGGTAACACCTCGACGCTTCGCAACCCCGAGGTCGTCGAGGACATCCAACGGCAGGTCCAGGGGGAGTGA
- a CDS encoding DUF4212 domain-containing protein — MSDDNTETDGGTATVREGGQTVNYLEKEINLFKPATPFMRDNLKMIFGLFAIWLVAVFGPAVASYMAPEFMFETRVLGGYPLNFFLTAIVSPSAALVLSGIYAWYRDKLDEKYDISHGGGQ; from the coding sequence ATGTCAGACGATAATACAGAAACCGATGGCGGTACTGCCACGGTGAGAGAAGGGGGACAGACTGTCAACTACCTCGAGAAAGAGATCAACCTGTTCAAGCCTGCGACGCCGTTCATGCGGGACAACCTGAAGATGATCTTCGGGTTGTTCGCCATCTGGCTGGTGGCCGTCTTCGGGCCGGCAGTGGCGAGTTACATGGCACCGGAGTTCATGTTCGAGACGCGGGTGCTGGGTGGCTATCCGCTTAACTTCTTCCTCACCGCGATCGTCTCGCCGTCCGCCGCGCTGGTGCTATCGGGGATCTATGCCTGGTACCGGGACAAGCTCGACGAGAAGTACGACATTAGCCACGGAGGTGGACAATGA
- a CDS encoding solute symporter family protein: MIEPVVLQYETAVDIGFKTIPALTIVGMMLLFLGIGYFFRVAAVDDLWVAGRSIGPWENGMAIAANWMSAASYLGVAALVATAGYYGLGFVVGWTTGYFILLIFLAAQFRRFGKYTAPDFVGDRFYSDRARGIAAFTTLVIALVYAIGQGSGMGYMAQYILGLSYEAGVILFMGVTIAYVALSGMLGATKNMAAQYIILIIAFLAGLYAVGWSQGWSTFLPYLEAGPQTALLIDEFHAQFAEPFAVNSAYMWFALVVSLILGTCGLPHVLVRFYTVDNERTARWSTVTGLLFICLLYWGTAAYAVFGGLLYEEPASGDETGVTAGAVDSFAEMPAADSDALVALTVQLADMPEWLVGIVAAGAVAAALATTAGLFVSASSAAAHDIYTNLYKKDASQREQMVVGRTTILVIGILTAIIALNPPALIGELVAMSFAIAASVFFPVFFLGLWWENATKEGALAGMITGIVISFGAIANDTAIPMYTGVEDAVIPALAQWVPGLASGLVGVPIVFAVIIVVSLVTESPPESVKRLVRQCHSPEPMEQMQTAEDVATDGGTPSDD; the protein is encoded by the coding sequence ATGATAGAGCCAGTCGTTCTCCAGTACGAGACCGCAGTCGACATCGGGTTCAAGACGATCCCGGCGCTGACGATCGTCGGAATGATGCTGCTGTTTCTCGGTATCGGGTACTTCTTCCGCGTCGCGGCGGTCGACGACCTGTGGGTCGCCGGCCGCTCGATCGGCCCGTGGGAAAACGGGATGGCGATCGCAGCAAACTGGATGAGTGCCGCGTCGTATCTCGGCGTCGCAGCACTGGTCGCGACGGCGGGATACTACGGTCTGGGCTTCGTCGTCGGCTGGACGACGGGATACTTCATCCTGCTGATCTTCCTGGCCGCGCAGTTCCGCCGGTTCGGGAAATACACCGCACCCGACTTCGTCGGTGACCGGTTCTACTCCGACCGCGCACGCGGCATCGCCGCGTTCACGACGCTCGTGATCGCGCTCGTCTACGCGATCGGCCAGGGGAGTGGCATGGGCTACATGGCCCAGTACATCCTCGGGCTCTCCTACGAGGCCGGTGTCATCCTGTTCATGGGTGTCACAATCGCCTACGTCGCCCTCTCCGGGATGCTGGGTGCGACCAAGAACATGGCAGCCCAGTACATCATTCTGATCATCGCGTTCCTGGCCGGCCTGTACGCAGTCGGCTGGAGCCAGGGCTGGTCGACGTTCCTGCCGTACCTCGAGGCTGGTCCACAGACGGCACTGCTCATCGACGAGTTCCACGCGCAGTTCGCAGAGCCCTTCGCCGTCAACAGCGCCTACATGTGGTTCGCGCTGGTCGTCAGCCTGATCCTGGGTACGTGTGGACTGCCACACGTCCTCGTGCGCTTTTACACGGTCGACAACGAGCGCACTGCTCGCTGGTCGACCGTCACCGGACTGCTGTTCATCTGCCTGCTGTACTGGGGTACCGCGGCCTACGCCGTCTTCGGTGGGTTGCTGTACGAAGAACCGGCAAGCGGCGACGAAACGGGCGTGACGGCTGGTGCAGTCGATAGCTTCGCAGAGATGCCCGCAGCCGACAGCGACGCGCTGGTCGCACTGACCGTCCAGCTCGCGGACATGCCCGAATGGCTGGTCGGCATCGTCGCCGCCGGTGCGGTCGCAGCCGCACTCGCGACGACTGCTGGCCTGTTCGTCTCCGCGTCGTCGGCTGCAGCCCACGACATCTACACGAACCTCTACAAGAAAGACGCCAGTCAGCGCGAGCAGATGGTCGTCGGTCGAACGACGATTCTCGTGATCGGTATCCTCACCGCCATCATCGCGCTGAACCCGCCAGCGCTGATCGGCGAGCTGGTCGCGATGTCGTTCGCGATCGCCGCCAGTGTGTTCTTCCCGGTGTTCTTCCTCGGTCTCTGGTGGGAGAACGCCACCAAGGAAGGCGCACTCGCTGGCATGATCACCGGTATCGTTATCTCGTTCGGCGCCATCGCAAACGACACCGCGATTCCGATGTACACTGGCGTCGAAGACGCCGTCATTCCGGCACTCGCCCAGTGGGTGCCCGGCCTGGCCTCGGGACTCGTCGGTGTCCCGATCGTCTTCGCCGTCATCATCGTCGTCTCGCTGGTCACGGAGAGTCCGCCGGAGAGCGTCAAACGCCTCGTCCGGCAGTGTCACAGCCCCGAACCGATGGAGCAGATGCAGACCGCCGAAGACGTCGCAACCGACGGCGGTACCCCCTCGGATGACTGA